CCAATGAACCAGGCAATGAACCCAACAGAACCCTTGAAGCCGAACACAACCGGAATGCTGAGACTCTTCGTCTACGGGACACTGAAGCGCGGTTTCTGGAACCACGACCGCTTTTGCCGGGGCGTCCTGACGGTGGAGGACGCTGTCGTCCGCGGCCGCCTCTTCGAGTCATCTTCCGGCATCCCGGTCCTGGAGCTTCCAGAGGAGGACGTCCTTGCCGTCGGGACTACCAACCCGCTCGCCGACGTGGCCACACAAGTGCACGTGACGGCCCGCATGTCCAATCCCAAGCCAAACCCCGACCGGCTCCCGAATAAGCGCACAGGCGCGCCCTGGGGCCCCGTGTACGGGGAGCTTCTGACCTTCGACGATCCCGAAAACCGCCTTCCGGCCATCGACCGGCTGGAGGGGTTTCACCCCGGCGGTCCCTGCCTCTATCGCCGCGTCCTGGTCCCGGTATGTATGAACCGGGGAAATAGGCTGGTTGCCTGGGTCTATGTCGCCGGAGGCACCTCGACAGATCGTTTTAAAAGGTTGCCAAACGGCGCATGGTGACAAACCGGCCTTTGACTGGCCATGGCTTGGATATTCCAGCGAAAACAATTGACACGAACTGACACGAACTGTAAAATACATCTCTGTGATGAGGTATAATGAGGGTAAACTCACTTGGAAACCGCAGAGGTGCTTCTGATGGAAAACAAATCGGACAACGTCCTGACCATAGAGGAGTTATCCGTTTATCTGAAAATTCCCAAGTCGACGCTTTACAAGCTCGTCCGGGAGGGAAAGATCCCCTCGCAAAAGGTGGGGCGCCACCTGCGTTTCCATCGGGAGTCCATCGACGAATGGTTGAAGCGGGAAGATGAACACGGGAGGCGGGGATAGCCATGGCCTTGAACGAAGCCGATACCTGCCGCCGCTATATCGTTCCCAAGCTCCAGGCAGTGGGCTGGGATGACGAACCGCACCGCATCAACGAGCAGGTCACGTTCACCGATGGCCGCATCATCGTGTCCGGCCGCCAGGGACGCAGAAGACCCGGAAAGCGCGCCGACTACATTCTTCGTTACCGCCCTGACATGCCCATAGCCGTGGTCGAGGCGAAACCCTCATACGCCACGTCGGGCCAGGGTCTTCAACAGGCCAAGGAATATGCGGAAATCCTCGGCCTCAAATTCGCTTATGCGACCAACGGCCAAGGGATCGTCGAGTTTGACTACATAACCGGTCTCGAGCGTGAGATAGCAGATTTCCCCACACCAGAAGAACTGTGGGCGCGTTTGGTCAATTCGGAGCGGCTCAACCCCGAGTCGGCGGAACGGCTTCTTGCGCCGGCCTATCATTTGAGCGGCAAATCGCCGCGCTACTACCAGGAGATCGCCATCAACAGAACCGTTCAGGCGGTTCTTCAGGGACGCCGTCGCATCCTGCTGACAATGGCTACCGGGACGGGCAAAACCGTCGTGGCGTTCCAGATCTGCTGGAAGCTTTGGTCATCGCGCTGGAACCGAACCGGGGACTACCGGAGGCCTCGAATTCTGTATCTGGCGGATCGCAATGTCCTGGTCGATGATCCTATGGCCAAGATCTACGCTCCCTTTGGCGATGCGCGCTGGAAAATAGAGGGGGGCGTGGCCAACAAGAGCCGGGAAATGTACTTCGCGATCTACCAGGCCATCGCCCGGGACGAACGCAGACCTGGACTCTATCGCGAATATTCGCCGGATTTCTTTGATTTGATCATCGTGGACGAGTGCCACC
The genomic region above belongs to Desulfocurvus vexinensis DSM 17965 and contains:
- a CDS encoding gamma-glutamylcyclotransferase family protein, with protein sequence MLRLFVYGTLKRGFWNHDRFCRGVLTVEDAVVRGRLFESSSGIPVLELPEEDVLAVGTTNPLADVATQVHVTARMSNPKPNPDRLPNKRTGAPWGPVYGELLTFDDPENRLPAIDRLEGFHPGGPCLYRRVLVPVCMNRGNRLVAWVYVAGGTSTDRFKRLPNGAW
- a CDS encoding helix-turn-helix domain-containing protein, whose amino-acid sequence is METAEVLLMENKSDNVLTIEELSVYLKIPKSTLYKLVREGKIPSQKVGRHLRFHRESIDEWLKREDEHGRRG